A part of Salvelinus alpinus chromosome 23, SLU_Salpinus.1, whole genome shotgun sequence genomic DNA contains:
- the LOC139550386 gene encoding SH2 domain-containing protein 1A-like isoform X2 has translation MARKGDSGAHLQSFTLMEPESESALVQSIYYGKIGKGKTERLLERHGREGSFLLRDSESLQGMYCLCVRKTPYVHTYRIHHSSEGWTLQLSPGQMLQCFGTLEKLIESCRAGVGADSIPPLTDPLDKTQLRDQRLRSETAYMEM, from the exons ATGGCACGCAAGGGTGACAGTGGTGCTCATCTCCAAAGTTTCACGCTCATGGAGCCGGAGAGTGAGAGCGCGCTGGTCCAGTCTATCTACTACGGTAAAATCGGTAAGGGGAAAACGGAAAGGTTGCTGGAGAGGCATGGTAGAGAGGGGAGCTTTCTCCTGCGGGACAGCGAGAGTCTGCAAGGAATGTATTGCCTCTGCGTGAG AAAGACACCGTACGTCCACACTTACAGAATCCACCACTCCTCTGAAGGATGGACACTTCAG ttatccCCTGGGCAGATGCTGCAGTGTTTCGGGACTCTGGAGAAGCTGATAGAGAGCTGCAGAGCGGGGGTTGGTGCTGACAGCATACCTCCTCTCACAGACCCCCTGGACAAAACACAGCTGAGAGACCAGAGGCTGCGGAGCG AGACGGCctatatggaaatgtga